The Blochmannia endosymbiont of Camponotus sp. genome includes a window with the following:
- the lpdA gene encoding dihydrolipoyl dehydrogenase — protein sequence MHMQLKTQTLVLGAGPGGYSAAFRSADLGMDTTIVERYPILGGVCLNVGCIPSKTLLHIAKLIETKKHLDKYGILASAETDIDIEKTRSWKNKIITQLSSNLSAMAKARNVKVINGIGKFLDKNTIQVENNQITLEITFNYAIIAAGSHAISLPFVPNDNRIWNSTDALSLKSIPKRLLIIGSGAIGLEMATIYHAFGSEIDIVEVYNQIVPILDEDIMNLFSKIISKNINLILNTTVKIIEAKKDGIYVTMEDNQTSLKNVKRYDVLLVAVGRAPNGNTLHIENAGVNVDKYGFIPVDQQMRTNIKHIFAIGDIIGHPMLAHKSIHEGRVAAEVIAGKKRYFDPIIIPSIIYTDPEIAWVGYTEKDARAKNIDYKVTIFPWIASGRAITEDCKEGMTKLIFDKKTNRIIGGSILGTHASEILGEVALAIEMGCDAEDIILTIHAHPTLYESIALAASIYDGSVTDLPNIKIRKQ from the coding sequence ATGCATATGCAACTAAAAACTCAAACTCTTGTTTTGGGCGCAGGGCCAGGAGGTTATTCTGCGGCTTTTCGCAGCGCTGATTTAGGAATGGATACTACTATAGTAGAACGTTACCCCATTTTAGGCGGAGTCTGTCTTAATGTTGGTTGTATTCCTTCTAAAACGTTGTTACATATTGCTAAGTTAATTGAAACAAAAAAACATTTAGATAAATATGGTATTCTTGCGTCAGCAGAAACAGATATTGACATTGAAAAAACACGTTCTTGGAAAAATAAAATCATCACTCAGCTATCAAGCAACTTAAGTGCTATGGCAAAAGCACGAAATGTCAAAGTAATTAATGGAATTGGTAAATTTCTTGACAAGAATACTATTCAAGTTGAAAACAATCAAATAACTTTAGAAATAACATTTAATTATGCTATTATAGCAGCAGGGTCTCATGCTATATCCTTGCCATTTGTTCCTAATGATAATCGTATTTGGAACTCAACTGATGCTTTATCTTTAAAATCAATACCTAAGCGTTTACTAATCATAGGTTCTGGGGCTATAGGATTAGAAATGGCAACAATATATCATGCGTTTGGATCAGAAATTGATATAGTAGAAGTATACAATCAAATTGTACCGATTTTGGATGAAGATATTATGAATCTTTTTTCTAAAATAATAAGCAAGAATATTAATTTGATTTTAAATACTACAGTAAAAATAATAGAAGCTAAAAAAGATGGTATTTATGTTACTATGGAAGATAACCAAACTTCATTAAAAAATGTTAAACGTTATGATGTATTGTTAGTAGCAGTTGGGCGTGCTCCAAATGGCAATACATTGCACATTGAAAACGCAGGGGTAAATGTAGATAAATATGGTTTTATTCCTGTAGATCAACAAATGCGTACTAATATAAAACATATTTTTGCTATTGGCGATATTATCGGACATCCAATGTTAGCGCACAAAAGTATTCATGAAGGACGTGTAGCAGCAGAAGTTATTGCTGGTAAGAAACGTTATTTTGATCCAATAATAATTCCGTCTATTATATATACTGATCCAGAAATAGCATGGGTTGGTTATACTGAAAAAGATGCTCGAGCAAAAAATATAGATTATAAAGTCACTATTTTTCCTTGGATAGCGTCAGGCCGAGCAATTACTGAAGATTGCAAAGAAGGTATGACTAAATTGATTTTTGATAAAAAAACAAACAGAATTATTGGAGGATCGATTTTAGGTACGCACGCTAGTGAAATATTGGGGGAGGTTGCGTTAGCTATTGAAATGGGATGTGATGCGGAAGATATTATTTTAACTATTCATGCTCATCCAACTTTGTATGAATCAATTGCATTAGCAGCATCTATTTATGATGGATCGGTTACTGATTTGCCTAATATAAAAATACGAAAACAATAA
- the aceF gene encoding dihydrolipoyllysine-residue acetyltransferase, with protein sequence MTAVEVSVPNIGDDKLEVTEVMVKIGDKININQPLIIIESDKSSMEIPAPCSGIVTIIHTRVGDKVHTGSLILLLDTQNDTNASSFNDQKNISSSSCFSETNDTKKRVIHSNTTNRSICSKFNITIHATPLVRHIARMCGIDLSKIKGSGRKGRILKEDIQDYMNNISVHHINCIPSMQSNQLLSIPSWPKIDFNKFGNTLTVALSKIQKISGANLQRNWITVPHVTQFDEVDITDLENFRKQQNLEIEKKKINCKITLLVFVMKAVSKALEELPQFNSSLSQDNQSLILKKYIHIGIAVDTSKGLLVPVLRDVNKKGIISLSQELAELSRRARSENQLIPADMQGGSFTISNLGGIGGTTFTPIINVPEVAILGMSKSFIKPVWGGKKFIPRLILPLSLSYDHRVINGADSARFITLINRIISDIRLLSM encoded by the coding sequence ATGACGGCAGTTGAAGTTAGTGTACCAAATATTGGTGATGATAAATTAGAAGTTACAGAAGTAATGGTCAAAATTGGAGACAAAATTAATATTAACCAACCCCTTATTATAATAGAAAGCGACAAATCTTCTATGGAAATACCAGCTCCTTGTTCTGGTATTGTTACTATAATTCATACCCGTGTTGGAGATAAAGTACATACAGGATCTTTAATTTTATTACTTGATACACAAAATGATACTAATGCATCGTCTTTTAATGATCAAAAAAATATTAGCTCTTCTTCTTGTTTTTCAGAAACTAATGATACAAAAAAAAGAGTTATACACAGTAATACGACAAATCGAAGTATCTGTTCTAAATTCAATATCACAATACATGCTACTCCATTAGTACGTCATATAGCTCGTATGTGCGGCATAGATTTATCAAAAATAAAGGGTAGTGGCCGTAAAGGACGTATCTTAAAGGAAGATATTCAAGATTATATGAACAATATATCAGTGCATCATATAAACTGTATACCATCTATGCAATCTAATCAATTATTATCTATACCATCTTGGCCAAAAATAGATTTCAATAAATTTGGCAATACGTTAACTGTAGCATTAAGTAAAATACAGAAAATTTCTGGTGCAAATTTACAAAGAAATTGGATAACGGTTCCTCATGTAACACAATTCGATGAAGTTGATATTACTGATTTAGAGAATTTTCGAAAGCAACAAAATCTTGAAATTGAAAAGAAAAAAATAAATTGTAAAATTACACTGCTAGTTTTTGTTATGAAAGCAGTTTCAAAAGCATTGGAGGAATTACCACAATTTAATAGTTCTTTATCTCAAGACAATCAGTCGCTAATTTTAAAAAAATATATTCATATTGGTATAGCAGTAGATACTTCTAAAGGATTGTTAGTACCTGTTTTGCGTGATGTAAATAAAAAAGGTATTATTTCATTATCACAAGAGTTAGCAGAACTCTCAAGGAGAGCGCGTTCTGAAAATCAATTGATTCCTGCTGATATGCAGGGAGGAAGTTTTACTATATCTAACTTAGGAGGTATAGGAGGTACAACTTTTACTCCTATTATTAATGTTCCAGAAGTAGCTATTTTAGGTATGTCTAAATCTTTTATAAAACCAGTTTGGGGTGGTAAAAAGTTCATTCCACGTTTAATTTTGCCCTTATCATTATCATATGATCATCGTGTTATTAATGGCGCAGATAGTGCTCGATTTATAACACTTATTAATAGAATAATTTCTGATATTCGATTATTATCTATGTAA
- the aceE gene encoding pyruvate dehydrogenase (acetyl-transferring), homodimeric type, giving the protein MLECLSNDVDPIETQDWLQSISSVIQKEGVKRAQFLINQIVHAARSNGVITSSNEIITNDYINTIPVQDEPKYPGNLEIEQHICAVIRWNAIMMVLHASKKNLDLGGHIASFQSSATLYEVCFNHFFRGRNKHDGGDLVYFQGHISPGIYARAFLEGRLHEDQINNFRQEVKNLGLPSYPHPKLMPEFWQFPTVSMGLAPISAIYQAKFLKYLKNRNLKDTTLQTVYAFLGDGEMDEPESKGVLNIAAREKLDNLIFIINCNLQRLDGPVVGNGKIINDLENIFKGSGWEVIKVIWGSKWDTLLHKDTSGKLIKLMNETVDGDYQTFKSKDGAYVRKHFFGRYPETNALVNDMSDSEIWALDRGGHDPKKVFAALEKAKNSFGKPVVILAHTIKGYGMGSSAEGMNIAHQIKKINIKGIRHFRDKFNLNFIKDDQIESLPYLTFKEGSKEYIYLHEQRKKLFGYVPNRLQHSTYSLELPTLKHFYPLLTQQNRDISTTLAFVRVFNILLQYTPIKHRLVPIIADEARTFGMEGLFRQIGIYSSMGQQYTPQDHDVLAYYREDKQGQILQEGINELGAAASWLAAATSYSTNDFPMVPFYIYYSMFGFQRIGDFFWAAADQQARGFLIGGTSGRTTLNGEGLQHADGHSHIQSLTIPNCISYDPAYAYEIAVIIQDGLTRMYGNNPENIYYYITTLNEKYHMPAMPTGVEEGIRKGIYKLESLSGENGKIQLMGSGAILRLVREAAQILSQEYNVSSDVYSVTSFTELARDGQDCERWNMLHPMAIPKIPYITTVLNDFPTIAATDYMKLFAEQIRCFVPSNHFFVLGTDGFGRSDSRENLRHHFEVDTGYVVTAALAQLVKNGRIHANVVLNAIKIFDIDPDKINPRLI; this is encoded by the coding sequence ATGTTAGAATGTTTATCTAATGATGTGGATCCAATAGAAACACAAGATTGGTTACAATCTATTTCTTCAGTTATTCAAAAAGAAGGTGTTAAACGAGCTCAGTTTTTAATAAATCAAATTGTACATGCAGCCCGTAGCAATGGTGTTATTACTTCTAGTAATGAAATAATAACAAATGATTATATAAACACTATTCCAGTTCAAGATGAGCCAAAATATCCTGGAAATTTAGAAATAGAACAACATATATGCGCTGTTATTCGTTGGAATGCTATTATGATGGTATTGCATGCATCAAAAAAAAACTTAGATTTAGGGGGGCATATTGCCTCGTTTCAATCTTCAGCTACATTGTACGAAGTGTGTTTTAATCATTTTTTTCGTGGGCGTAATAAGCATGATGGGGGTGATTTAGTATATTTTCAAGGTCATATTTCACCTGGGATATATGCTCGTGCTTTTCTTGAAGGACGATTACATGAGGATCAAATAAATAATTTTCGTCAAGAAGTAAAAAACCTGGGGCTTCCTTCGTATCCCCATCCAAAATTAATGCCAGAATTTTGGCAATTTCCTACAGTCTCTATGGGTCTTGCTCCAATTAGCGCAATCTATCAAGCAAAATTCTTAAAATACTTAAAAAATAGAAATTTAAAAGATACTACTTTACAAACAGTATATGCTTTTTTAGGGGATGGAGAAATGGATGAGCCTGAATCTAAAGGAGTTCTTAATATTGCCGCTAGAGAAAAATTAGATAATTTGATTTTTATTATTAATTGCAATTTACAGCGATTAGATGGTCCAGTAGTAGGAAATGGAAAAATTATCAATGATTTAGAAAATATATTTAAAGGATCAGGTTGGGAGGTAATTAAAGTTATTTGGGGAAGTAAATGGGATACTTTATTACATAAGGATACTAGTGGTAAGCTCATTAAACTTATGAATGAAACTGTTGATGGAGACTATCAAACATTTAAATCCAAAGATGGTGCATATGTACGTAAACATTTTTTTGGTAGATATCCGGAAACTAATGCATTGGTAAATGATATGAGTGATTCTGAAATTTGGGCATTAGATCGCGGTGGGCATGATCCTAAAAAAGTATTTGCTGCTTTAGAAAAAGCTAAGAATAGCTTTGGAAAACCTGTCGTAATATTAGCGCATACTATTAAAGGTTATGGAATGGGTTCCAGTGCTGAAGGAATGAATATTGCACATCAAATTAAAAAAATTAATATAAAAGGAATACGTCATTTTAGAGATAAATTTAACCTTAATTTTATCAAAGATGATCAAATTGAATCTTTGCCTTATTTAACATTTAAAGAGGGCTCTAAGGAATACATATACTTACATGAACAACGCAAAAAATTATTTGGATATGTTCCAAACAGATTACAACATTCTACTTATTCATTAGAACTGCCGACATTAAAACATTTTTACCCTTTATTAACACAACAAAACAGAGATATTTCTACCACTCTTGCATTTGTGCGTGTTTTCAATATACTATTACAATATACACCAATTAAACATAGGTTAGTACCTATTATTGCTGATGAGGCTCGAACCTTTGGGATGGAAGGATTATTTCGCCAAATCGGTATTTATAGTTCTATGGGGCAACAATATACCCCTCAAGACCATGATGTACTTGCTTACTATCGTGAAGATAAACAAGGGCAAATTTTACAAGAGGGTATTAACGAATTGGGTGCGGCAGCCTCTTGGTTAGCTGCTGCTACTTCATATAGTACTAATGATTTTCCTATGGTGCCATTTTATATTTATTATTCAATGTTTGGTTTTCAAAGAATTGGAGATTTTTTCTGGGCCGCTGCTGATCAACAAGCGCGAGGATTTTTAATTGGGGGCACATCTGGTCGTACTACCTTAAACGGCGAAGGACTACAGCATGCTGACGGCCATAGTCATATTCAGTCATTAACAATTCCTAATTGTATTTCTTATGATCCAGCATATGCGTACGAAATTGCTGTGATCATACAAGATGGTTTGACGCGCATGTATGGAAATAATCCAGAAAATATATATTATTATATCACTACATTAAATGAAAAATATCATATGCCAGCAATGCCAACAGGGGTTGAAGAAGGTATTCGAAAAGGAATTTATAAATTAGAATCCTTATCTGGAGAAAATGGAAAAATTCAATTAATGGGATCTGGTGCTATCTTACGTCTTGTTCGTGAAGCAGCTCAAATTTTGTCTCAAGAATATAATGTAAGCTCTGATGTATACAGCGTTACTTCTTTTACTGAATTAGCGCGAGATGGACAAGATTGTGAACGCTGGAATATGTTGCATCCCATGGCTATACCCAAAATACCATATATTACTACCGTGTTAAATGATTTTCCTACTATAGCAGCTACTGATTATATGAAGTTATTTGCAGAACAAATTCGATGTTTTGTTCCAAGTAATCATTTTTTTGTTTTAGGTACAGATGGGTTCGGTCGTTCTGATAGTCGAGAAAATTTAAGACATCATTTTGAAGTAGATACAGGTTATGTAGTTACAGCCGCATTAGCCCAATTAGTAAAAAACGGTCGTATTCATGCCAACGTTGTTTTAAATGCTATCAAAATATTTGATATTGATCCTGATAAAATTAATCCACGTCTAATATAG